The following DNA comes from Hyphococcus flavus.
TTGTCAGCGTTGCGTATCGCGTTATCGACAATTCGGTTGAATTCGTGCAGCGCGCGCCGAAATCGCCGGGCGCCAGGCGTCAGTGCGAGTCTGCCAATTGAGCCTAAGACAGTGGTTCGAAAAAACTCTTCGACGAGCGTATCGTTCACGATTGTCATCGCCTCGGCGGCCTTCGACGCTTCTTCTTTGCTGATGTCGTTGCCAAACATAATCTCGCCCATGACATCTTGCAGATATATGCGCGACAGCGCAGAAGCATCCACGCTTGCACCCGCTTCGACATAGGCGTTCCATTGCTTCAATAAGCGTTCCGTAGCCTCGTTGATCTTTGGCAGCCACTTGGAGATTGATTCATTCGAAAAGATTGGCGCGAGCAGTTTCCTTTGACGCCTCCAATTGGCGCCCTCCGCGGTGATCAGCCCTCCTCCGAAAACGGCCTCCATTCTTTTCGTATATTTTCCCTTGGGAAATTTCGGCTCGCCTGACAGCATCACCTCTTTGATCAGCTGCGGATCGGAAACAAGATATCCTCTATCTTGAGGCAGCCTGAACGCGACCAAGCCGCCATGGTTTCTCGCCATTTTTGAGAACGTTCCGATTATATTTTTCAGCAAGGGGGGCAGCATCCCAAGTAAAGGCCACCCCTTATCGAAGGGAATTTGAATACGCTGTTGATGCTGTTTTTCTTCAACCGTCATGCGCTCAAAACCTTACTCCGACTCGCCCAAGGAATCGCCGGCCTTGCAATGGGATATCCTCAGGCGCCAGAAACTGATCAGTGCTCGGTTCGCGTGCATCTACATCAAAAATGTTTTCGACGGATAGCGTTGCGAATAGTGGTCCATCCTGATCCGGCGAATAGCGCACCGCCGCAGTCCCCCAGAAATAGCTATCAACGTTTTCTCGCAGATCACCGGGAGCACGCCGTCGTTGACCGACATACTTCACGCCTATAGTCATCGCTAGATTTGGATTAAAGCGCCAACGGCCTTCTGCATAAGCCTGATGCGTTGGCGAAAACCCAGTCGCCTCTTTACTTGTGCGAAATTTGGATTCCTGAAAAGAGTAACCGAACTTCGCGTGGGTATTTTCCGTAAGTGTGAGATCGGCATCAAATTCAACACCATAACCAATTGTTCCTTTGGAGTTCATAAAGGTAGGTATTGATGTCAAGGCGTCTGGCGCAATGGTGATCAAATCGTCCGTTTGATAAAAATACCCGTTTATTGACGATTTCAAACGCCGCCCCCAGCCTCTTTGAATCACAAACTCAAATGTGTCTGTCATTTCAGGTTTGAGGTTTGGATTTCCAATCGCGATCTGTCCCGCACCTTTTGTGCTTTCCAGGAAAGTAGGCGGCCGGAATGCGCGGCCGTAAAGCGCTTTTAGCGTCAATTCAGGACTTGCGGCCCACACAACTGATACGCGCGGGTTAATCGTCTCCCCAAAACTGGAATAGTAGTCGATCCGAGCGCCTGCCGTAACTGTCCAATCTGGTGCAATTCTCCATTCATCTTGTAAGAATGCATAGACGTTTGTTCGCGATCTCGGCACCGCGTTGGGCGGCACCCCCAATTCTTCTGCAGTAAGAAATCCCGGCGCTAACGCCAACACTCCCGACGGCGTCTGAAAGAAGTTGCGCCGATCATCGATGTCGTGTGAACGTTGGTGCGTGACCCCGATTCCACCAATAATCGTATGCCCTTTGATGCCCGAAAATAACGCCCTGGAATTTCCTCTGACCTCCGTCAACTTGAAGTCAAACGCTGTATGAACGCCATCGGGAAAAGACCCGAAGGCACCCGGCGGAAAGGTTTGAAATGTGGAGCTAAAATCTTCGTGGAAAATGCTTACGTTTGATATTATCTCAACGGAGTCCGATATGGGTGTCGAGAAATTCACATCGCCAGTAAACACGTTGACGTCGAGCTGCCCTTTCGGATCAAGTGCAAACGAACCGCCGAGACCCACGCCAACATCCCTGAGACCTTGGTATGCGGCCCGTACTGTGAGGCGGTCGCCGACCGAAAGGTCCGCGCGCAAATTGATATCTGAACGGCCAGTCGAGATTGGGCCCGGAGCAAGACTTGCATTGGTGCCAAGCAAGAAGTCGCTCACTGATTGGGCGTCAACAGAGACAAACTTTTCATCGCCGTCGGTCGTTTGCCCTTCAAACGAAAGTGCAAGTTCATAACTGTCTCGGACAATCCCTAATTGCGCCCATCCGCCCATTGTATCGAAATTTCCGCCAATAGCGCCAGCTCGAAGACCATCGATTTCATGCGCATCCTTTGTGACAATGTTGATCGTGCCGGCAAAAGCATCGGCGCCATAAAGCGCCGAACCAGGACCGCGAATGATCTCAATCCGGGAAATGTTCTGCACAGGCATAGACCATCCAAGCGGACGACCACCCTGCACCGCATCTCCGACCGGCACGCCATTGACCATCACCAGGACGTGCGGATTCAGTTCAGATGCGACTGAGCGTATAATATACAAATCGTCATAGACGCGTTTTTTGGATACATGAATTCCGGTGACCTTGGTCAAAACATCACCGATATTGTAAGCCCCGATTGCTGCAATGTCCTCAGCTGTGACAACGGTTGCCACTGCCGGGGCTTCCGAGAGGGGTTGTTCATATCCGACCGCAAGGCTGATCATTGTATCGCCGCCCAGGGCCTCAATTAGATCGTCTTCCTGCGCGATCGCTGGCAGCGCGCATAGATTGGAAAGTCCAACAATAAGACTAATCCGCTTCGGATTGCTCCACGTCATTCAACACCTCCACCCATTCATCGTCGGTTAAATCCTGCGGCGCGCCGGCAAGCATGGCATCCAGCTGCATCGCGGCGCCGGACGTATTTCCCTGACGCAAACTGATTGATGCAGCGGTCGCGCGATGTGCGTTCTCACGCGCGGCGGTGCGCATTTCATCGATTTCCCGGTCGGCGCGCGCCAGCGCCATTTCCTGAAACAGGCTTCGGCAAAGCGCGCGAAGCACGTTGATGTCGAACGGTTTCTCCACGAACTCATTGGCGCCGAGCAGCATCAGGTTCGAATGGCGGCTTTGCGAAGCGTGCGCGGTGACAATGATGACCGGCTGTTTCGGATTAACCGCGAGAATTTCCTTGAGAACTTCCTCTCCGGGCAACGCCGGCAACATGAGATCAAGCAGCACGAGATCGTGGCGCTTTTCTTTCCATGCTGAGAGGCCTTCGGCGCCATTGACGGCGATTTCGACCTTGTAGTCGGCGTCGAGCGCGCGCCGTGCAGTTTCGGCTGCGTCCGGGTCGTCTTCAATGATCAGGACGCTGGACCGCCGCCGCTGGTCGATCGCCGCCTGAACGATGCGAGGAATCGCATCGGGTTCGGAAAGTGAGGTTGGCACCGCGTTGAGACCTTTCGCGATGGCCTCAAACCCGGCGCTTGGGGCGCCTCGATGAAGAACCACAATCGGCAGAGCGGGGGCGCAAAAGCGCCCTGAGCGGATGATCTTGGCGAGACGCCAGCAGTCGCAATCCTCCAGCTGATCCTGAATGATCGCGCAATGGAACGGCCTGCGGCGCAGCCGGTCGATGAGCGCGCGTCCGGTCTCGCAATAAATCGTCTTGAATCGCTCTCCCCAAAACGCGGCGGCGGCAGGCGCGGCGAGCGGCCTTAAAATGTCGGAGGCGATAATAATCGCCTGCTTTGAATCCTTTAATGGTGCAGGAACCATGCTACCCCCTGCCCGAAACAAGACTGGGGAAATTTTTGTAAAAGAACGCGCTTTGATCAAGTATTCTGAAGCAGAACCTCCAATCGAAGTGCGCCGCTTTCCTGTTAAACTTGTGTTTTTCGCACTGGCGAATAGATGACATTTCTGTGATCGGCATGACTGTCTCCTAGCGGCCCGGTCGGCTGCGCGTTCGCCCGAAATTCCAGTTGACGCGCCCGCGCTCCATGACGCCCTCGATGAGCCGGCCCCGGCGCGCCTCCATGACCGGCCGCCACGGGACCAGCGTAAATTCCTTCGATTTTTCGAGCACCGCGAACCGGCCGGCGGGAAGGTCGAGCCGCTCGGTGAAGCGGCCCTTGATGGTCTCTCCGTCTTCGGTTGGAACAAATGTCTTGCCGAGTTTCCGGCCGAGCGTTTCAGCGTGCGCATTCATGGCGGCGGCGCCCCTCGCCGCGAGCTTGTCCTGATCGATGGAAAACCCGTTCTCTTTTGCCTGCGCCAGACCTTGCGCAAGAAGCCAGTTGCGGCGCGTTGCAAGCGCCTTCTGAAGCGCACCGCCAAACCCAAGCGCGCCGCGACTGTCTTCGCCCTTATCTATGGCTTCATCGAGAAAGGTCCGCACCGGCGCCGTCGCCAGCGCATCAAGCCCGACCCATGACAATGTCCGCATTTGCGCCGGCGCCTTCGCCGCTTCAAATTGCGCTGTACGTTCAAGAAAATCGGCCGGAATGCGCCATGTCCCATCGGCCAGCCGCTCGCCGATACCGGCCCGGCGCAACGCTTCGAGGCGGCGCTTGTGCGCAAGCCGGTATTCGGGGCTGGCGGAAGGGTCATGACGCGCGTGCAATGCGTCTGAATACATCCCGTCATGGCGCGCGGCGATTTCAGCGATGGTGCGGTCGGATTTGCGCGACGCCGCCGAGGCCAGCGAGGCTTCGATTATCGCGCCCTCGGGCGGCGCCGTTCCGGAAGCGCCGTCAAAGGCCACATGCCATTGGTTTCCATCGGCGCCGTCGAGAGCCAGAAAGCGCTTGTCATGCGCGTCGTCTGCAGCGCCTTCGCCGACCACGCGTCCGACTATGCGCGGCGGCGATCCCGCAGCTCCGAACTCGCGCAATTTCGCGGGCTCGAATTGAAGCCCCATGGCGGCGCCCATGGAGCGGATGACATCGCCGCGACGGCCCGCTTCCCGCAGCGTTCCTTCGAGGTCCGGCGCGAGCCGCCAGCCGTCCTTTTCGCGCGCAGCAAGGCGCATCTTTTCGAGCGTTCTGAGCCGCGCCAGAAGCAGATTCGTTTGAAAGCGCTCATACGCTGTCCGCCCATGCGACGGGGCGACCACGCCGTCCATGGCTGCTGCGCAGAGCTTGCGGTCTAGCGACGTGAAGCGCTCCTTGTCGATT
Coding sequences within:
- a CDS encoding response regulator codes for the protein MVPAPLKDSKQAIIIASDILRPLAAPAAAAFWGERFKTIYCETGRALIDRLRRRPFHCAIIQDQLEDCDCWRLAKIIRSGRFCAPALPIVVLHRGAPSAGFEAIAKGLNAVPTSLSEPDAIPRIVQAAIDQRRRSSVLIIEDDPDAAETARRALDADYKVEIAVNGAEGLSAWKEKRHDLVLLDLMLPALPGEEVLKEILAVNPKQPVIIVTAHASQSRHSNLMLLGANEFVEKPFDINVLRALCRSLFQEMALARADREIDEMRTAARENAHRATAASISLRQGNTSGAAMQLDAMLAGAPQDLTDDEWVEVLNDVEQSEAD
- a CDS encoding TonB-dependent receptor plug domain-containing protein, which produces MTWSNPKRISLIVGLSNLCALPAIAQEDDLIEALGGDTMISLAVGYEQPLSEAPAVATVVTAEDIAAIGAYNIGDVLTKVTGIHVSKKRVYDDLYIIRSVASELNPHVLVMVNGVPVGDAVQGGRPLGWSMPVQNISRIEIIRGPGSALYGADAFAGTINIVTKDAHEIDGLRAGAIGGNFDTMGGWAQLGIVRDSYELALSFEGQTTDGDEKFVSVDAQSVSDFLLGTNASLAPGPISTGRSDINLRADLSVGDRLTVRAAYQGLRDVGVGLGGSFALDPKGQLDVNVFTGDVNFSTPISDSVEIISNVSIFHEDFSSTFQTFPPGAFGSFPDGVHTAFDFKLTEVRGNSRALFSGIKGHTIIGGIGVTHQRSHDIDDRRNFFQTPSGVLALAPGFLTAEELGVPPNAVPRSRTNVYAFLQDEWRIAPDWTVTAGARIDYYSSFGETINPRVSVVWAASPELTLKALYGRAFRPPTFLESTKGAGQIAIGNPNLKPEMTDTFEFVIQRGWGRRLKSSINGYFYQTDDLITIAPDALTSIPTFMNSKGTIGYGVEFDADLTLTENTHAKFGYSFQESKFRTSKEATGFSPTHQAYAEGRWRFNPNLAMTIGVKYVGQRRRAPGDLRENVDSYFWGTAAVRYSPDQDGPLFATLSVENIFDVDAREPSTDQFLAPEDIPLQGRRFLGRVGVRF
- a CDS encoding DUF3363 domain-containing protein, with protein sequence MRADSDFQPRLGRIRAQGGKASKRYLARLYTAMEKARPGVFARRGRTRFMGAQIGRGAGLGAAFIANGRAFARQHMRRAAVKIRSVRLGANGLGKARAHLRYIQRDGAEKDGAPGKLYGPDRDVADGKAFLEEGRGDRHQFRIILSPEDAGELDDLNSYTRAVMAAAERDLGTRLDWVAVNHHDTDHPHVHIVLRGRDDQGRDLVIARDYITHGFRKRAEEIATLELGPRRDLDIARGRHAEIDKERFTSLDRKLCAAAMDGVVAPSHGRTAYERFQTNLLLARLRTLEKMRLAAREKDGWRLAPDLEGTLREAGRRGDVIRSMGAAMGLQFEPAKLREFGAAGSPPRIVGRVVGEGAADDAHDKRFLALDGADGNQWHVAFDGASGTAPPEGAIIEASLASAASRKSDRTIAEIAARHDGMYSDALHARHDPSASPEYRLAHKRRLEALRRAGIGERLADGTWRIPADFLERTAQFEAAKAPAQMRTLSWVGLDALATAPVRTFLDEAIDKGEDSRGALGFGGALQKALATRRNWLLAQGLAQAKENGFSIDQDKLAARGAAAMNAHAETLGRKLGKTFVPTEDGETIKGRFTERLDLPAGRFAVLEKSKEFTLVPWRPVMEARRGRLIEGVMERGRVNWNFGRTRSRPGR